The proteins below come from a single Oscillospiraceae bacterium genomic window:
- a CDS encoding HAD-IIIC family phosphatase yields the protein MDCFQYPLDTETLLRKKRRLRRELLAQNPHPLHKKIAILGGSTTNEVADQLGLFLLQYGIEAEFYQSEYAQYWQDAMFGTPELDEFHPDIIYIHTSWRNLTALPTTADSEADIDAMLDEQYAHFETMWQALEQKFACPVIQNNFDRPNYRLMGNRDIWDPHGRSNFISRLNQRFYAYAAAHEHFYINDIDYLSADYGLTAWGDAFFWHMYKYAMCLDAIPSLANSVANIIKSLYGRNKKALVLDLDNTLWGGIVGDDGVDGLAIGPEVPEGQVFAEFQSYCKALKSIGVILAVDSKNEEANAIAGLNHPDGVLRPDDFVAIKANWEPKDLNLKAIAAELSLGADSFVFADDNPAERAIVAAQVPGVAVPALDGAENYIKTLDHGGYFEVTALSKEDLKKTELYHQNAERAKAQAAFTDYGQYLDSLEMTATIRGFEPLYIQRIAQLTNKSNQFNLTTLRCSEDDIRAMAADADALCLCGKLVDKFGDNGIVTVVAGKRQGDLLDLTLWLMSCRVLKRGMEDAMMDTLMAQAAAAGVKTVVGHYYPTAKNAMVRKFYAQFGFAKTAEDAEGNTEWRLEVSGYEPKHPHMKIER from the coding sequence ATGGACTGCTTCCAGTATCCGCTTGATACCGAGACCCTGCTGCGCAAAAAACGCAGACTGCGCCGCGAGCTGCTGGCCCAGAACCCGCACCCGCTGCACAAAAAAATCGCCATCCTCGGCGGCTCTACCACCAATGAGGTGGCCGACCAGCTGGGGCTGTTTCTGCTGCAGTACGGCATCGAGGCGGAATTTTACCAAAGTGAATACGCCCAATACTGGCAGGACGCCATGTTCGGCACGCCGGAGCTGGACGAGTTCCACCCGGATATTATCTATATCCACACAAGCTGGCGCAACCTGACCGCGCTGCCCACGACTGCCGACAGCGAGGCGGACATTGACGCCATGCTGGACGAGCAGTATGCTCACTTTGAAACCATGTGGCAGGCGCTGGAGCAGAAATTTGCCTGCCCGGTCATCCAGAACAACTTTGACCGGCCCAACTACCGCCTGATGGGCAACCGCGACATCTGGGACCCCCACGGCCGCTCCAACTTTATCAGCCGCCTGAACCAGCGGTTCTATGCCTACGCGGCCGCACATGAGCATTTTTACATCAATGACATCGACTATCTTTCGGCAGACTACGGACTGACCGCCTGGGGCGATGCCTTCTTCTGGCATATGTACAAATATGCCATGTGTCTGGACGCAATCCCATCACTGGCCAACAGCGTGGCCAATATCATCAAGTCCTTGTACGGCCGCAACAAAAAGGCGCTGGTCCTCGATCTGGACAATACGCTCTGGGGCGGCATTGTGGGGGACGATGGTGTGGACGGCCTTGCCATCGGCCCCGAGGTGCCGGAAGGGCAGGTCTTTGCCGAGTTCCAAAGCTACTGCAAGGCGCTGAAATCCATCGGCGTGATTCTGGCGGTCGATTCCAAAAACGAGGAGGCTAACGCCATTGCAGGCCTCAACCACCCGGACGGCGTGCTGCGTCCCGATGACTTTGTGGCCATCAAGGCCAACTGGGAGCCGAAGGATCTCAATCTGAAGGCAATCGCCGCAGAACTGAGCCTTGGTGCGGACAGCTTTGTCTTTGCCGATGACAACCCGGCTGAGCGCGCCATTGTGGCTGCGCAGGTGCCGGGCGTGGCGGTGCCCGCGCTCGACGGTGCCGAGAACTATATCAAGACGCTGGACCACGGCGGTTATTTTGAGGTCACGGCTCTCTCCAAAGAGGATCTGAAAAAAACCGAGCTTTACCACCAGAATGCCGAGCGGGCCAAAGCACAGGCGGCCTTTACCGATTACGGCCAATATCTGGACAGTCTGGAGATGACGGCCACGATCCGCGGCTTTGAGCCGCTTTACATCCAGCGCATCGCCCAGCTGACCAACAAATCCAACCAGTTCAACCTCACAACGCTGCGCTGCAGCGAGGATGACATCCGCGCAATGGCGGCGGATGCCGATGCGCTCTGCCTGTGCGGCAAGCTGGTGGATAAATTCGGCGACAACGGCATTGTCACGGTGGTGGCGGGCAAGCGTCAGGGTGATCTGCTCGACCTGACGCTCTGGCTCATGAGCTGCCGTGTGCTCAAGCGCGGTATGGAGGATGCCATGATGGACACCCTTATGGCGCAGGCTGCCGCCGCCGGTGTGAAAACCGTTGTAGGCCACTATTACCCCACAGCCAAAAATGCTATGGTGCGTAAATTTTACGCACAGTTCGGCTTTGCCAAAACGGCAGAGGATGCCGAAGGCAACACCGAGTGGAGATTGGAGGTCTCCGGCTATGAGCCGAAGCACCCCCACATGAAGATCGAACGCTGA
- a CDS encoding BlaI/MecI/CopY family transcriptional regulator, translated as MPKIKRLPDAELEIMNALWDAAAPLTAAALEAALPGPPRARTTLLTLLARLEEKGCVNRKKQGRAYLYTATLTRSEYLPAESKSVWHRLFGGSPRSFVAALAETDTLTDADIDELAAYLEELKKERK; from the coding sequence ATGCCAAAAATCAAACGCCTGCCTGATGCAGAGCTGGAAATCATGAACGCTTTGTGGGACGCCGCCGCGCCGCTGACCGCCGCCGCGCTGGAAGCGGCCCTGCCCGGCCCGCCGCGCGCCCGCACGACATTGCTGACCCTGCTGGCCCGGTTGGAAGAAAAGGGCTGTGTCAACCGTAAAAAGCAGGGGAGGGCGTACCTTTACACCGCAACCCTGACCCGCAGTGAATACCTGCCCGCCGAGAGCAAAAGCGTGTGGCACCGCCTGTTCGGCGGCAGCCCCCGCAGCTTTGTAGCCGCCCTTGCCGAAACCGATACCCTCACCGATGCCGACATCGACGAGTTGGCGGCATATCTGGAGGAACTGAAAAAAGAACGAAAATAG
- a CDS encoding PHP domain-containing protein — MPGDLHTHTTFSDGSTPADKLPFLAACAGMTHLAISDHDSIQSVRYAYAHPVQNGVHLIPATELTAYDYERAHRVHLLCYWPDDCAALADFSAMMAERRLTAMLQSCKELEAICPQFCTEEALALAKDSGTLFKAHVMRVLWQYGLADGMYNTVYKSLFGLKPVRGRILHTPRYEPVDTVLDVIKASRAVVVLAHPSVYHSMELARELIAAGRLDGVEIDHPRNTPEDKAELARLAKENGLIVTGGTDYHGINTVTPRPVGAFSTSDEMIARIGDIAKARKATRKKSE, encoded by the coding sequence ATGCCCGGTGACCTGCATACGCATACGACATTTTCCGATGGCTCTACCCCGGCGGACAAGCTGCCGTTTCTGGCGGCCTGCGCGGGAATGACGCATCTGGCAATCTCTGACCACGACTCGATCCAGAGCGTGCGGTACGCCTACGCCCATCCGGTGCAGAACGGCGTCCACCTCATCCCGGCCACCGAGCTGACCGCCTACGACTATGAGCGCGCCCACCGCGTGCATCTGCTCTGCTATTGGCCGGACGACTGCGCCGCACTGGCGGACTTTTCCGCCATGATGGCAGAGCGCCGCCTGACCGCCATGCTGCAGAGCTGCAAGGAGCTGGAGGCGATCTGCCCGCAGTTCTGCACCGAGGAGGCGCTTGCCCTTGCCAAGGACAGCGGTACGCTGTTCAAGGCCCATGTCATGCGGGTGCTGTGGCAGTACGGCTTGGCGGACGGCATGTACAATACCGTCTATAAGTCGCTGTTCGGGCTGAAGCCTGTGCGCGGGCGCATCCTGCACACGCCGCGGTATGAGCCGGTCGACACGGTGCTGGATGTCATCAAGGCAAGCCGCGCGGTGGTCGTACTGGCACATCCCAGCGTCTATCACAGCATGGAGCTTGCGCGGGAGTTGATCGCCGCCGGGCGGCTGGACGGTGTGGAGATCGACCACCCCCGCAACACGCCGGAGGACAAGGCCGAGCTTGCCCGCCTGGCAAAAGAAAACGGATTGATCGTTACCGGCGGCACGGACTACCACGGCATCAACACCGTGACCCCGCGCCCGGTGGGAGCATTTTCCACCAGTGACGAAATGATTGCGCGCATCGGCGATATTGCCAAGGCGCGCAAGGCAACACGAAAAAAGTCAGAGTAA
- a CDS encoding HAD-IIIA family hydrolase, with translation MLERWYPTAHVPSVFAIDYEKLAALGYKGILFDIDNTLVHHGDDSTPEVDALFRHIHSLGLKTLLLSDNSAARIERFNRNIRTLFIAEAGKPAPAAYRRACAMLGLPPEQVVCVGDQLFRDIRGANSAGLDSILVDFIRLPGETHYGKKRVLEKIILWFYHRDPRRRGRLDGIGK, from the coding sequence ATGCTTGAGCGTTGGTACCCCACGGCCCATGTTCCCAGTGTATTTGCCATCGACTATGAAAAGCTGGCCGCGCTGGGCTACAAAGGCATTCTGTTTGACATTGACAACACGCTTGTCCACCACGGCGACGATTCCACGCCCGAGGTGGATGCGCTGTTCCGCCATATCCACAGTCTGGGGCTGAAAACACTGCTGCTCTCCGACAATTCTGCCGCGCGCATCGAGCGATTCAACCGCAATATCCGCACGCTTTTTATTGCCGAGGCGGGCAAGCCCGCCCCCGCTGCCTACCGCCGGGCCTGCGCCATGCTGGGCCTGCCGCCCGAGCAGGTCGTCTGCGTCGGCGACCAGCTGTTCCGGGATATCCGCGGCGCGAACAGCGCCGGGCTGGACAGCATCCTGGTGGATTTCATCCGGCTGCCCGGCGAGACGCACTATGGCAAAAAGCGTGTGCTGGAAAAAATCATCCTCTGGTTTTACCACCGTGACCCGCGCCGCCGGGGCCGTTTGGACGGCATAGGAAAGTG
- a CDS encoding ATP-binding protein, translated as MRTKDELFRAAQREVAARRQQAVMQAETARRAAYAAHPALAEADNAHMRAGLGLAKAAALGGSIEAARAALTRADEALAAAVKEAGYEENAFTPAYRCPLCEDTGMRGGIPCSCVAEAARRLRREEINAASPLGLCQFASFEVARYSDTVEPELGISPREYMGKLLNYCQTYAARFSQNSPNLLFMGHTGLGKTHLALAIADAVLEGGHDVLYTSAAALAAQLGREHFDYSTKDEWLAACQEADLLILDDLGTEYITPLTISVLYELINTRMLTHRPTIYTTNITDQTVFMARYTEKVASRMLGGCKMFKFFGADQRLK; from the coding sequence ATGCGCACAAAAGACGAACTGTTCCGCGCCGCGCAGCGCGAGGTAGCCGCCCGCCGTCAGCAGGCTGTCATGCAGGCTGAGACTGCCCGCCGCGCCGCCTATGCCGCCCACCCGGCACTGGCCGAGGCTGACAACGCCCACATGCGGGCCGGGCTGGGCCTTGCCAAGGCCGCCGCGCTGGGCGGCAGCATCGAGGCTGCCCGCGCCGCGCTGACCCGCGCGGACGAGGCACTGGCCGCCGCCGTAAAGGAGGCCGGCTATGAGGAGAACGCCTTTACCCCCGCCTACCGCTGCCCCCTGTGTGAGGACACCGGCATGCGGGGCGGTATCCCCTGCAGCTGCGTGGCCGAGGCAGCCCGCCGCCTGCGCCGCGAGGAGATCAACGCCGCAAGTCCGCTTGGGCTTTGCCAGTTTGCCAGCTTTGAGGTTGCACGCTACAGTGACACCGTAGAGCCGGAGCTTGGCATCTCCCCGCGCGAGTATATGGGCAAGCTGCTGAATTACTGCCAGACCTACGCCGCACGGTTCAGCCAGAACAGCCCGAACCTGCTTTTTATGGGGCATACGGGGCTTGGCAAAACGCATCTGGCATTGGCCATTGCCGATGCTGTGCTGGAGGGTGGCCACGATGTACTGTATACCAGCGCCGCTGCACTGGCAGCCCAGCTGGGCCGGGAGCATTTCGACTATTCCACCAAGGATGAATGGCTGGCCGCCTGCCAGGAGGCCGACCTGCTGATCCTTGATGATCTGGGCACAGAGTACATCACGCCGCTGACCATCAGTGTACTGTATGAGCTGATCAACACCCGTATGCTGACCCACCGCCCCACGATCTACACGACCAACATCACGGATCAGACCGTTTTTATGGCCCGTTACACCGAAAAGGTCGCCAGCCGTATGCTGGGCGGCTGCAAAATGTTCAAATTCTTCGGTGCCGACCAGCGATTGAAATAA
- a CDS encoding TIGR03905 family TSCPD domain-containing protein: MTYTYNNKGTCSVRTIVELNDDHTIKGVQVMGGCDGNLKGIAKLLPGMKAEDAIARMEGTTCGRKPTSCPDQIAQALKGALAEMG; this comes from the coding sequence ATGACATACACCTACAACAATAAAGGCACCTGTTCCGTCCGCACCATCGTTGAGCTGAACGATGACCACACCATCAAGGGTGTGCAGGTCATGGGCGGCTGTGACGGCAACCTGAAGGGCATCGCCAAGCTGCTGCCCGGCATGAAGGCCGAGGACGCCATTGCCCGCATGGAGGGCACGACCTGCGGCCGCAAGCCCACCAGCTGCCCCGACCAGATCGCCCAGGCGCTCAAGGGCGCGCTGGCGGAGATGGGCTGA
- a CDS encoding MBOAT family protein, which translates to MIAVTSPGFVLFAALLAGLWYACPPPRRWQLMLGANLVFYAVLCWQALPVLLACTFLVWWCGRRTAAKGTFYAGLAAALFPLLLLKYLPAAFGWQGKLANALGIGYFTLQLISYLCDVRRGKLLPEEQYARLLCYASFFLSITQGPFNRYDELMPQMDRPARWDTARAWRGVQRSAWGYFKKLAVADRAAVVVDAVFANPAAYDRTQLLLGSVLFTVQLYADFSGYTDIVLGVGEVLGLTLPENFRQPFFADSVKDIWARWHISLSRWLRDYVYIPLGGSRCTKAQKDRNLLLTFLVSGLWHGAGWTYLVWGGLHGLCQAAENHLPPRHGGRIRHALRMAVAFGVLVGAFVIFRASSLSNAAQIFRGILCNGGHAVFSNYWELGLTSMQEQLTLYAGMVCLLAVDVLHERGISLREKIAALPLPARWAVYEMAVFAFLFMGRFLGGGSFLYARF; encoded by the coding sequence ATGATTGCTGTGACATCACCCGGCTTTGTGCTGTTTGCAGCGCTGTTGGCGGGGCTTTGGTATGCCTGCCCGCCGCCGCGCCGCTGGCAGCTGATGCTGGGGGCAAACCTTGTCTTTTATGCCGTGCTGTGCTGGCAGGCATTGCCGGTACTGCTGGCCTGCACCTTTCTGGTCTGGTGGTGCGGGCGCAGAACGGCCGCAAAGGGCACCTTTTATGCAGGGCTGGCGGCTGCGCTTTTTCCGCTGCTGCTGCTCAAATATCTGCCTGCGGCCTTCGGGTGGCAGGGCAAGCTGGCCAATGCGCTGGGCATCGGCTACTTTACGCTGCAGCTTATAAGCTATCTCTGTGATGTGCGCCGCGGCAAGCTTCTGCCGGAGGAACAGTATGCGCGGCTGCTGTGCTATGCCTCGTTTTTTCTTTCTATCACGCAGGGCCCCTTCAACCGCTATGATGAGCTGATGCCCCAGATGGACCGCCCTGCACGATGGGACACCGCCCGCGCTTGGCGCGGTGTGCAGCGCAGTGCATGGGGGTACTTCAAAAAGCTGGCGGTGGCTGACCGTGCCGCAGTTGTGGTGGATGCGGTGTTTGCAAATCCCGCCGCCTATGACCGCACCCAGCTTTTGCTGGGGTCTGTGCTGTTTACAGTGCAGCTCTACGCGGATTTCTCCGGCTATACGGACATCGTTCTCGGCGTCGGTGAGGTGCTGGGCCTGACGCTGCCCGAAAACTTCCGCCAGCCCTTCTTTGCGGATTCAGTCAAGGATATCTGGGCGCGGTGGCATATCAGCCTCTCCCGCTGGCTGCGGGATTATGTCTATATCCCACTGGGCGGCAGCCGCTGCACCAAAGCACAAAAGGACCGCAACCTGCTGCTTACCTTTTTGGTCAGCGGCCTGTGGCACGGTGCAGGGTGGACCTACCTTGTCTGGGGTGGGCTGCACGGCCTGTGTCAGGCGGCGGAGAATCACCTCCCGCCCCGCCACGGCGGGCGTATCCGGCATGCCTTGCGCATGGCAGTGGCCTTCGGTGTTCTGGTGGGGGCGTTTGTCATCTTCCGCGCCAGCAGTCTTAGCAATGCCGCACAGATCTTCCGCGGCATACTCTGCAACGGCGGGCATGCCGTGTTCAGCAACTATTGGGAGCTGGGCCTGACCAGCATGCAGGAGCAGCTGACTCTCTACGCGGGCATGGTCTGCCTGCTGGCGGTGGATGTGCTGCATGAGCGCGGTATCTCACTGCGGGAAAAAATCGCCGCGCTGCCCCTCCCGGCCCGCTGGGCGGTTTATGAGATGGCTGTTTTTGCCTTTCTCTTTATGGGGCGTTTCCTCGGCGGCGGCAGCTTCCTTTATGCAAGATTTTGA
- a CDS encoding DnaD domain protein, with amino-acid sequence MGYRLADNTGDTLAVPQLVLTHLCQTDGDTIRAALYILQTRDTDPRTMARALALPSIEAAKRALQYWAGAGLLVNERSAAPAPAEPAHVDLASAINDPYVAVLCQEAQNAFGKTLSRSELQRLVDLYLADGWKPDVILLCCAEVTRIGRRTVAAVAHLLARWREDGVENGEDAERWLKRAKQREDWCADAAAQFGVEPRALTNWERRAIARWHEEMGIGHEMIDEALLRANGKNTVRYVDGILRAWRAQGITTIDAARKQGQLEGSNIVMTERPGAQPPAASAQKDLFNRDWAAMFDEEG; translated from the coding sequence ATGGGCTACCGGTTGGCGGACAACACCGGCGATACCCTTGCGGTGCCGCAGCTTGTGCTGACACACCTGTGCCAGACTGACGGCGATACAATCCGGGCGGCGCTGTATATTTTGCAGACCCGCGACACCGACCCCCGCACGATGGCCCGGGCGTTAGCGCTGCCCAGCATCGAGGCCGCCAAGCGCGCGCTGCAGTACTGGGCGGGTGCCGGGCTGCTGGTGAACGAGCGCAGCGCAGCCCCCGCCCCAGCCGAGCCTGCCCATGTGGATCTGGCCAGCGCGATCAACGACCCCTATGTAGCGGTGCTGTGTCAGGAGGCGCAGAACGCCTTCGGCAAGACGCTGAGCCGGAGCGAGCTGCAGCGGCTTGTTGACCTATATCTGGCTGACGGCTGGAAGCCCGATGTGATTCTGCTCTGCTGCGCCGAGGTAACGCGCATCGGCCGGCGCACCGTTGCCGCCGTGGCGCATCTGCTGGCCCGCTGGCGTGAGGACGGTGTGGAAAACGGCGAGGACGCCGAGCGCTGGCTCAAGCGCGCCAAGCAGCGCGAGGACTGGTGTGCTGACGCCGCCGCCCAGTTTGGTGTTGAGCCGCGCGCCCTGACAAATTGGGAGCGCCGCGCGATTGCCCGCTGGCATGAGGAAATGGGCATCGGCCACGAGATGATCGACGAGGCACTGCTGCGGGCCAACGGCAAAAATACGGTGCGGTATGTGGACGGCATCCTGCGCGCATGGCGCGCGCAGGGCATCACGACTATTGATGCCGCCCGCAAGCAGGGCCAGCTGGAGGGCAGCAACATTGTCATGACTGAGCGCCCCGGCGCCCAGCCGCCCGCCGCCAGTGCCCAGAAGGACCTGTTCAACCGCGACTGGGCTGCGATGTTTGACGAGGAGGGATGA
- a CDS encoding M56 family metallopeptidase encodes MYQAVFIAYLTQGLLLGLVVLALLAAVPKLQKRYGPRWLCRLWVTLAVLFLVPVRALVPQAPAAVSVSAAPLYTPVTVLQEETTQKPAGNVPYRTTTAADNTTHYIVPRTEIQTGRRTILERLAINTTRGNLAALVWELGILAVAVYQFGGYAVWRISVGRNAQPVAKSWRDALPQGQCPQMQATPLVRSPMVAGALHPVLLVPAGEAPKGADCMLAHELTHIKRHDVAKKLLLTLVCILHWYNPAVWLLSARAGRDIEEACDAETLHGRDAAYRAAYADALMTAVRRNCGPALTSGFALSKRQLKQRMTALWDTAPKHRGRALLAVLALTACCAGGLVACKPADAAPQDEQEPAAAAAPEPSETANPIVTPEPPPVSMEAGAAAVRRGADFLWSEYLTDGNGYYYHGGACGLVEPEDYDTEYISALLETRRGDGTTWRDYLNDGRGALVKATFEAELTPEGWYLGKQYGEGRFHVYLIAPFDESQPCEVISGWQSADDPNQSAHFEILPMARELDLTNNQYRMLLHQCNTLAQAGARDFGNPGDWPQDELETYLYYRNRYFYGEADALLMLNTDFSDTMDWNRLPVYLTYDELNALDFSEPKTAAIPGFPSPESLESDDPGVWSFTREGAYLFAEWPGVQEYVFNVYNGDAKLEFDARTVVVGGHSLD; translated from the coding sequence GTGTATCAAGCTGTTTTTATCGCCTACTTAACACAAGGCCTGCTGCTGGGCCTTGTGGTGCTGGCCCTGCTGGCCGCAGTCCCCAAGCTGCAAAAACGGTATGGCCCGCGGTGGCTCTGCCGACTGTGGGTCACACTGGCGGTCTTGTTTCTGGTGCCGGTGCGCGCGCTTGTACCGCAGGCCCCGGCGGCGGTGTCAGTCAGTGCCGCACCGCTTTACACCCCGGTGACAGTCCTGCAGGAGGAGACGACCCAAAAGCCCGCCGGCAATGTGCCCTACAGAACCACCACGGCCGCCGACAACACCACGCATTACATCGTGCCCCGCACAGAGATCCAGACCGGCCGCCGCACGATTCTGGAACGCCTTGCCATCAACACCACCCGTGGAAACCTTGCGGCGCTGGTTTGGGAACTGGGCATTCTGGCCGTTGCAGTGTACCAGTTCGGCGGCTATGCCGTTTGGCGTATTAGCGTGGGCCGCAACGCGCAGCCGGTGGCTAAAAGCTGGCGTGACGCCCTGCCGCAGGGCCAATGCCCGCAAATGCAGGCCACGCCGCTGGTGCGCAGCCCCATGGTGGCGGGGGCGCTGCATCCTGTTTTGCTGGTCCCGGCAGGTGAGGCCCCGAAGGGCGCAGACTGTATGCTGGCCCACGAGTTGACCCACATAAAGCGGCATGATGTTGCTAAAAAGCTGTTGCTCACACTGGTGTGCATCCTGCACTGGTACAATCCGGCTGTCTGGCTGCTCTCTGCCCGCGCGGGCCGTGATATCGAGGAAGCCTGCGACGCCGAGACCCTGCACGGCCGCGATGCCGCCTACCGCGCGGCCTACGCCGATGCCCTGATGACCGCTGTGCGCCGGAACTGCGGCCCTGCGCTGACAAGCGGCTTTGCCCTGAGCAAACGCCAGCTCAAACAGCGCATGACCGCCCTGTGGGACACCGCCCCCAAGCACCGCGGACGCGCCCTGCTGGCTGTGCTGGCCCTGACTGCCTGCTGCGCGGGCGGGCTGGTCGCCTGCAAGCCCGCCGACGCGGCCCCGCAAGACGAGCAGGAACCCGCCGCAGCTGCCGCACCGGAGCCGTCCGAGACCGCCAACCCCATCGTGACCCCGGAGCCGCCGCCCGTCTCAATGGAGGCGGGGGCCGCAGCCGTGCGCCGCGGTGCGGACTTCCTTTGGAGTGAGTATCTGACAGACGGAAACGGCTACTACTACCACGGCGGCGCGTGCGGCCTTGTGGAGCCCGAGGATTACGACACGGAATATATATCCGCCCTGCTGGAAACCCGGCGCGGCGACGGCACAACTTGGCGCGACTACCTGAACGACGGCCGGGGCGCACTGGTCAAAGCGACCTTTGAAGCCGAGCTGACGCCCGAAGGCTGGTATCTGGGCAAACAATACGGCGAGGGACGCTTTCATGTCTATCTGATTGCGCCGTTCGACGAATCGCAGCCCTGTGAGGTCATCAGCGGCTGGCAGTCTGCCGACGACCCGAACCAATCGGCGCATTTTGAGATTCTGCCGATGGCGCGGGAGCTGGACCTGACCAACAACCAGTACCGTATGCTGCTGCACCAGTGCAACACGCTGGCACAGGCAGGAGCGCGGGACTTTGGCAACCCCGGCGATTGGCCGCAGGACGAGCTGGAAACCTACCTTTATTACCGCAACCGGTATTTTTACGGCGAGGCCGACGCCCTGCTGATGCTGAATACGGATTTCAGCGATACAATGGACTGGAACCGCCTGCCGGTCTATCTGACCTATGACGAACTGAACGCGCTGGACTTTTCGGAACCAAAGACAGCCGCCATACCGGGCTTCCCATCGCCGGAAAGCCTCGAAAGCGATGACCCCGGCGTCTGGAGCTTTACACGAGAGGGTGCGTATCTGTTTGCCGAGTGGCCGGGTGTACAGGAATATGTATTCAATGTCTACAACGGTGACGCCAAATTGGAATTTGATGCCCGCACGGTCGTTGTCGGCGGCCACAGCCTGGATTAA
- a CDS encoding phospho-sugar mutase, which translates to MYQDMYERWLAAELDDADLKPELESVKGDDAAIQDRFAVALKFGTAGLRGVIGAGTNRMNIYVVRQATQGLANWVKTQGGSQTVAISYDSRIKSDLFAKTAAEVLAANDIKVRIYKALMPVPALSFATRYYNCNAGIMVTASHNPAKYNGYKAYGPDGCQMTDEAADIVYAEIQKTDILTGAKLISFEDGLAQGLIEYVGEDCINALYAAIEARSIRPGICKTAGLKLVYSPLNGSGLVPVTHVLGDIGITDITIVPEQKDPDGNFPTCPYPNPEIFEALRLGLELAEKSGADLMLATDPDADRVGIAVKCKDGSYELLSGNEVGVLLLDYICAGRIEQGTMPKNPVMCKSIVSTPLADKVAEHYGVECRNVLTGFKWIGDQIAKLEADGEVDRFIFGFEESYGYLAGPYVRDKDAIIGSMLICEMAAYYRAKGSSIKEELERIYAEYGRYLNKVDSFEFPGLSGMDKMADIMQNLRDNPPKDFAGDKVVKVVDYKKPEETGLPAANVLIYTLESGATVVVRPSGTEPKIKTYFTTKGKDLAEAEAQKEKLAEACKPLLA; encoded by the coding sequence ATGTATCAGGATATGTATGAGCGTTGGCTGGCTGCCGAGCTGGATGACGCAGACCTCAAGCCCGAGCTGGAAAGCGTTAAGGGGGACGATGCCGCCATTCAGGACCGCTTTGCCGTGGCCCTGAAGTTCGGCACCGCCGGTCTGCGCGGCGTCATCGGCGCGGGCACCAACCGCATGAATATTTATGTTGTCCGTCAGGCAACACAGGGCCTTGCCAACTGGGTCAAGACGCAGGGCGGCAGCCAGACCGTTGCCATCAGCTATGACAGCCGTATCAAGAGCGATTTGTTTGCCAAAACGGCCGCCGAGGTGCTGGCCGCAAACGACATCAAGGTCCGTATCTACAAGGCTCTGATGCCTGTTCCCGCGCTGAGCTTTGCCACCCGCTATTATAACTGCAACGCGGGCATCATGGTTACCGCCAGCCACAACCCTGCCAAGTACAACGGCTACAAGGCCTACGGCCCGGACGGCTGCCAGATGACCGATGAGGCTGCCGACATCGTTTACGCTGAAATTCAGAAAACCGACATCCTGACCGGTGCCAAGCTGATCTCCTTTGAGGACGGTCTGGCGCAGGGCCTGATCGAGTATGTCGGTGAGGACTGCATCAACGCGCTGTATGCCGCCATCGAGGCACGCTCCATCCGCCCGGGCATCTGCAAGACAGCCGGCCTCAAGCTGGTCTACAGCCCGCTGAACGGCTCCGGCCTTGTGCCCGTCACCCATGTTCTGGGCGACATCGGCATCACCGACATCACCATCGTGCCCGAGCAGAAGGACCCGGACGGCAACTTCCCGACCTGCCCGTATCCCAACCCCGAGATCTTTGAGGCTCTGCGCCTCGGCCTTGAGCTGGCCGAAAAGTCCGGCGCGGATCTGATGTTGGCCACCGACCCCGATGCCGACCGCGTCGGCATCGCCGTCAAGTGCAAGGACGGCAGCTATGAGCTGCTCTCCGGCAACGAGGTCGGCGTTCTGCTGCTTGACTACATCTGCGCGGGCCGCATTGAGCAGGGCACGATGCCCAAGAACCCCGTCATGTGCAAATCCATCGTCTCGACCCCGCTGGCTGACAAGGTCGCTGAGCATTACGGCGTCGAGTGCCGCAATGTGCTGACCGGCTTCAAGTGGATCGGCGACCAGATCGCCAAGCTGGAGGCTGACGGCGAGGTTGACCGCTTTATCTTCGGCTTTGAGGAAAGCTACGGCTATCTGGCCGGTCCCTATGTCCGCGACAAGGACGCTATCATCGGCTCGATGCTGATCTGCGAGATGGCCGCCTACTACCGCGCCAAGGGCTCCTCCATCAAGGAAGAACTGGAGCGCATCTACGCCGAGTATGGCCGCTACCTGAACAAGGTGGACAGCTTTGAGTTCCCGGGCCTGTCCGGCATGGATAAGATGGCCGACATCATGCAGAACCTGCGCGACAACCCGCCGAAGGACTTTGCCGGTGACAAGGTCGTCAAGGTCGTGGACTACAAGAAGCCCGAGGAGACCGGCCTGCCCGCCGCCAACGTCCTGATTTACACGCTGGAAAGCGGCGCCACGGTTGTCGTGCGCCCCTCCGGCACCGAGCCGAAGATCAAGACCTACTTTACCACCAAGGGCAAGGACCTCGCCGAGGCCGAAGCCCAGAAGGAAAAGCTGGCCGAGGCCTGCAAGCCGCTGCTGGCGTAA